A stretch of the Glandiceps talaboti chromosome 23, keGlaTala1.1, whole genome shotgun sequence genome encodes the following:
- the LOC144452725 gene encoding CCR4-NOT transcription complex subunit 2-like, with protein sequence MTCVPVIQLAPIKLSRYGEDLLFYLYYTHGGDVLQHAAAAELYNSDWRYHKEERVWVTRAPGMEPTVKTNTYERGTYYFFDCHGWRKVAKEFHLEYDKLEDRPHLPPTFGHNPTTTNQVMVH encoded by the exons TTGGCTCCAATTAAGCTGAGTAGATATGGTGAagatttattattttatctgtACTACACACATGGAGGGGATGTATTACAGCATGCTGCTGCTGCTGAACT ATATAACAGTGATTGGAGATACCACAAAGAGGAGAGAGTTTGGGTGACAAGGGCACCTGGTATGGAACCTACcgttaaaacaaatacatatgaaCGTGGAACTTACTATTTCTTTGACTGCCATGGATGGAGGAAAGTTGCTAAAGAGTTTCACTTAGAATATGACAAACTTGAAGATAGGCCACATTTACCACCCACATTTGGTCAtaacccaacaacaacaaaccaagtTATGGTTCATTAG